In Campylobacter magnus, the following proteins share a genomic window:
- a CDS encoding RecB-like helicase: MKEDKRFLALEASAGSGKTSSLAVRFVALILDKQNERYQVISNILAITFTNKAANEMKEKIIKTFLSPQNYELSDISALLEISVDEVKDRLTERQKDFLSSELKIYTFDAFFAQILRQFSLNVGLLPDFSNGENLENLINQNLIKLLSKDEIKALARFILSANFKTAANFLEVAKQMSEYDIESSLIPAPSQSAVWQAYDELKKAALLVCEKKGVNAFNEVKNIKDFYKLLFDEKEAKIAKKAIDKCPFEKEALISALKAYYQGFCAHKISSFFEELKKYKKARKEAIKAKNAMDFSDVCAFVYELLRNDEKKFEPNELYFRLDGRIDDILIDEFQDTDARQFETLLPLIAEIFAGYGQNERLGSFFYVGDKKQSIYAFRGSHKEIFDYIKDSCFKQIKLESLNINRRSTASIVDFVNETFSGKTQGYKAQLKDETNLGKVAGLVDISSFEYDKNEKNDESFFALLDSKVDFLLQKGIKPSQIHILCWQNEEITYIKEHLQSRGIKVASSAKELKASRQIQILLAYLRACLCPDESEYFCEFLARFGISAKPKKLAFNDPARTLKMLGKELGLNYLSKNCLKLYEIAASTNDIYEFFYKIQSDSTPASDTDEGGINILTVHKSKGLSLEHCIVCDRFGKGRNDDSVFLSHYDLKSAKWQITLNERILEFLGDENYKNIKAKIEKINDDERLNKLYVAFTRAKYSLFIIARNGGDGNAPSYFKPYTSSGQIKEVLDLKDGVRGEFFAGENKQDESLFSEPCAAFERIPCQEVPIKEGSRSGAGLKNIYFGQALHYAFELSGEFDKKGIEQGLALAKNKFGYLLDEEAFSSIKARIASFAELKKQKFADFKDYFKEQELIFKGKLLRLDALLLGENEAVILDFKSSVNAAKNSSEQMKLYKNAVEAIYKKPATAYFVTFMGDECYLKDLEF; encoded by the coding sequence ATGAAAGAAGATAAAAGATTTTTAGCACTAGAAGCCAGTGCTGGTAGCGGCAAAACCTCAAGTCTAGCGGTGCGCTTTGTAGCATTAATTTTAGATAAGCAAAATGAGCGCTACCAGGTCATTTCAAATATCCTAGCTATAACCTTTACAAACAAAGCCGCAAACGAGATGAAAGAAAAAATCATCAAAACATTTTTAAGTCCGCAAAACTATGAGCTTAGCGATATTTCAGCCTTGCTTGAAATAAGTGTTGATGAGGTAAAAGACCGCTTAACGGAAAGGCAAAAAGATTTTTTATCTAGCGAGCTAAAAATCTACACCTTTGATGCGTTTTTTGCCCAAATTTTAAGACAGTTTAGTTTAAATGTAGGACTTTTGCCTGATTTTAGCAATGGAGAAAATCTAGAAAATCTCATAAACCAAAACCTAATAAAACTACTAAGCAAAGACGAGATAAAAGCCCTAGCAAGATTTATTCTCTCAGCAAATTTCAAAACCGCTGCAAATTTCTTAGAGGTTGCAAAGCAAATGAGCGAGTATGATATAGAAAGCTCACTAATCCCTGCGCCCTCTCAAAGCGCAGTGTGGCAAGCATATGATGAGCTAAAAAAAGCAGCACTTTTAGTTTGTGAGAAAAAAGGCGTAAATGCTTTTAATGAAGTAAAAAACATAAAAGATTTTTACAAACTTCTTTTTGATGAAAAAGAGGCAAAAATAGCTAAAAAGGCTATAGATAAATGTCCCTTTGAAAAAGAAGCTCTAATATCTGCGCTAAAAGCTTATTATCAGGGCTTTTGCGCTCATAAAATTTCTAGCTTTTTTGAAGAGCTTAAAAAATACAAAAAAGCCAGAAAAGAGGCGATAAAAGCAAAAAATGCTATGGATTTTAGCGATGTTTGTGCTTTTGTTTATGAACTGCTTAGAAATGATGAGAAAAAATTTGAGCCAAATGAGCTGTATTTTAGGCTTGATGGTCGCATTGATGATATTTTAATTGATGAGTTTCAAGATACAGATGCTAGGCAGTTTGAGACGCTTTTGCCATTAATCGCTGAAATTTTTGCTGGATATGGGCAAAATGAAAGGCTAGGCAGCTTTTTTTATGTAGGCGATAAAAAGCAGAGCATTTATGCTTTTCGTGGGTCGCACAAAGAGATTTTTGATTATATCAAAGACAGCTGTTTTAAGCAAATCAAGCTTGAGAGCTTAAATATAAATCGCAGAAGCACCGCTAGCATAGTAGATTTTGTAAATGAGACCTTTAGCGGCAAGACCCAAGGCTATAAAGCTCAGCTAAAAGATGAAACTAACCTTGGCAAAGTAGCTGGACTTGTGGATATTTCAAGCTTTGAGTATGATAAAAATGAGAAAAATGATGAGAGCTTTTTTGCCCTGCTTGATAGCAAGGTAGATTTTTTGCTACAGAAGGGCATAAAACCTAGTCAAATCCACATTTTATGCTGGCAAAATGAAGAAATAACCTACATCAAAGAGCATTTACAAAGCCGTGGCATAAAGGTCGCAAGCAGCGCAAAAGAGTTAAAAGCAAGCAGGCAAATTCAAATCTTGCTAGCCTATCTTAGAGCTTGTTTGTGCCCTGATGAGAGTGAGTATTTTTGCGAGTTTTTAGCTCGCTTTGGCATCAGCGCAAAGCCTAAGAAACTAGCATTCAATGACCCTGCTCGTACGCTAAAAATGCTAGGCAAAGAACTAGGGCTAAATTATCTAAGCAAAAACTGCCTAAAACTCTATGAAATCGCTGCTAGCACTAATGATATTTATGAGTTTTTTTATAAAATCCAAAGCGACAGCACCCCGGCTAGCGACACTGATGAGGGCGGCATAAATATCCTAACAGTTCACAAAAGCAAAGGTCTAAGCTTGGAGCATTGCATTGTTTGCGATAGATTTGGCAAGGGCAGAAACGATGATAGCGTGTTTTTAAGCCACTACGACCTAAAAAGCGCAAAGTGGCAAATCACGCTAAATGAGAGAATTCTAGAATTCCTAGGCGATGAAAACTACAAAAACATAAAGGCAAAAATAGAAAAAATCAATGATGATGAGAGATTAAATAAGCTTTATGTCGCATTTACTAGGGCAAAATACAGCCTTTTTATCATCGCAAGAAATGGCGGCGATGGCAACGCTCCAAGCTACTTTAAGCCCTATACCAGCAGCGGGCAGATAAAAGAAGTGCTTGATCTAAAAGATGGTGTGCGTGGGGAGTTTTTCGCTGGCGAAAATAAGCAAGATGAGAGTTTATTTAGCGAGCCTTGCGCGGCTTTTGAGAGAATTCCATGCCAAGAAGTGCCGATAAAAGAAGGCAGCAGGTCTGGCGCAGGGCTAAAAAATATTTATTTTGGACAGGCTTTACACTACGCTTTTGAACTTAGCGGAGAGTTTGATAAAAAGGGCATAGAGCAAGGTCTAGCTCTAGCAAAAAACAAATTTGGCTACTTGCTTGATGAGGAGGCATTTTCTAGCATAAAGGCTAGGATAGCAAGCTTTGCAGAGCTTAAAAAGCAGAAGTTTGCGGACTTTAAGGACTATTTTAAAGAACAAGAGCTGATTTTTAAAGGCAAGCTTTTGCGCCTTGATGCGCTGCTTTTAGGCGAAAATGAGGCTGTGATTTTGGACTTTAAAAGCTCGGTAAATGCTGCTAAAAACAGCAGCGAGCAGATGAAGCTATACAAAAACGCAGTAGAAGCTATCTACAAAAAGCCAGCAACTGCGTATTTTGTGACATTTATGGGCGATGAGTGCTATTTAAAGGACTTGGAATTCTAG
- a CDS encoding glycosyltransferase family 4 protein, translating to MRIGFLSHSDMSIYYFRLPIMRALKDAGHKVYAIMPKGAYEKRVGAEFECVFYDIDGASINPLRVGKNALNLAKALAPLHLDMLQSAAHKSNVFGTMAASMIGIKNIFCLVEGLGSAYTGDSWKHKILRFVLENLYKNTLNKAKACIFVSEADAKFFSEKKLCNKDKIKVIKSVGINCADFTPSPELAAPELEQLKGKKIVLMAARALVDKGVGEFYEAADILSARKDCAFVFVGSPVKGKAGFSTEFLSSGANVFYLPWSDNIKALLNASYIYALPSYAEGFPRTILEAMAMAKPCVASKARGCDEAVCDGQTGLLCEVRSGADLAAKISQLLDDENLAFNMGQKARQIAQSKYDESIVVKEYLELYKSFGIC from the coding sequence ATGAGAATAGGTTTTTTATCACATAGCGACATGAGCATTTATTATTTTAGATTGCCTATCATGCGTGCTTTAAAGGACGCCGGACACAAAGTCTATGCTATCATGCCAAAGGGCGCTTATGAAAAGCGTGTGGGGGCTGAGTTTGAGTGCGTTTTTTATGATATTGATGGTGCTAGTATAAATCCACTTCGCGTGGGTAAAAACGCTCTAAATCTAGCAAAAGCCCTAGCCCCACTTCACCTTGACATGCTCCAAAGCGCAGCGCATAAAAGCAATGTTTTTGGCACGATGGCAGCTAGTATGATAGGTATAAAAAATATTTTTTGCCTTGTTGAGGGGCTAGGATCTGCTTACACAGGTGATAGCTGGAAGCATAAAATCTTGCGCTTTGTGCTAGAAAACCTTTATAAAAACACGCTAAATAAGGCAAAGGCTTGTATTTTTGTAAGCGAGGCTGATGCGAAGTTTTTTAGCGAAAAAAAGCTTTGCAATAAGGATAAAATCAAGGTTATTAAAAGCGTGGGCATAAACTGCGCTGATTTTACCCCAAGCCCTGAGCTAGCTGCGCCAGAACTAGAGCAGCTAAAAGGCAAAAAAATCGTGCTAATGGCAGCAAGGGCTCTTGTAGATAAGGGCGTGGGCGAGTTTTACGAAGCGGCTGATATTTTAAGTGCCAGAAAGGACTGCGCCTTTGTCTTTGTAGGCTCGCCTGTAAAGGGCAAGGCTGGATTTAGCACTGAGTTTTTGAGTTCAGGCGCAAATGTCTTTTACCTGCCGTGGAGCGATAATATAAAGGCTCTTTTAAACGCAAGCTATATTTATGCGCTGCCAAGCTACGCTGAGGGCTTTCCACGCACGATTTTAGAGGCTATGGCTATGGCTAAGCCTTGCGTGGCAAGCAAGGCTAGGGGCTGCGATGAGGCTGTGTGTGATGGGCAAACTGGGCTTTTGTGTGAAGTAAGAAGTGGGGCTGATTTAGCCGCTAAAATCTCGCAGCTTTTGGATGATGAGAATTTGGCTTTTAACATGGGGCAAAAAGCTAGGCAAATAGCGCAGAGCAAATACGATGAGAGCATTGTAGTAAAAGAGTATTTAGAGCTTTATAAAAGCTTTGGAATTTGCTAG
- a CDS encoding succinate CoA transferase: MQNRVKNADFAAKIMDADAAAALVPNGALVGFSGFVGAGAPIHLPLAIAKRAEALHAQGKEYKIGALTGASTDPHLDGDLAKANAVSFRSPFMTDRDMRGAINTNETEYMDVHLSSLAQQVEAGFFGEMDFAIIEILGIKEDGSLIPSTSIGNNQNWLNYAKKVILEVNCAQPESLEGIHDVACLPKPPFREPININRPSDRIGTPYMKVDPSKVVAVVVGESKDRVNSFTPLDEVSIAIGDNVVKFLQKEEAEGRLPKGKLLPLQSGIGNVANAVLAGLERAGYKGLSCYTEVIQDGLLALIKAGVVTEVSSASLSLSPEAIEDFRENIEFYKKHIVLRPQEFSNHPEVIRRLGIIGMNGMLEADIYGNVNSTNTMGTQMMNGIGGSGDFARNGYISIFVTPSTAKGGDISAIVPFVAHVDHTEHDTMVVATEYGYADLRGKSPRQRAAEMIKIAHPDYRPMLQAYFDEACKGENGKPAGHTPHILSKALSWHDKYNKTGSMK, encoded by the coding sequence ATGCAAAACAGAGTAAAAAATGCAGATTTTGCAGCAAAAATCATGGACGCTGACGCAGCAGCTGCCTTGGTGCCAAATGGTGCTTTGGTAGGATTTAGTGGCTTTGTTGGTGCTGGTGCGCCTATTCATCTGCCACTAGCTATTGCAAAAAGAGCAGAGGCTCTTCACGCGCAGGGCAAAGAGTATAAAATCGGCGCACTAACAGGCGCATCAACTGACCCACACTTAGATGGCGATCTAGCAAAAGCAAATGCTGTTAGCTTTCGTTCGCCTTTTATGACTGATCGTGATATGAGAGGCGCGATAAATACAAATGAGACTGAGTATATGGATGTTCATCTTAGCTCTCTAGCACAGCAAGTAGAGGCTGGGTTTTTTGGCGAGATGGACTTTGCTATCATTGAAATTCTAGGTATAAAAGAAGATGGCTCGCTAATCCCATCAACCTCGATCGGCAACAACCAAAACTGGCTAAACTACGCTAAAAAGGTGATCCTAGAAGTAAACTGCGCCCAACCAGAGAGCTTAGAGGGAATTCACGATGTAGCTTGCCTGCCAAAGCCACCTTTTAGAGAGCCAATCAACATAAACCGCCCAAGCGATAGAATCGGCACTCCATATATGAAAGTAGATCCTAGCAAGGTAGTAGCTGTCGTAGTCGGCGAGAGCAAAGATAGAGTAAATAGCTTTACTCCACTTGATGAGGTCTCAATCGCAATCGGCGATAATGTAGTAAAATTTCTACAAAAAGAAGAAGCCGAGGGCCGCCTGCCAAAAGGCAAACTTTTGCCGCTACAATCAGGCATCGGCAATGTAGCAAACGCCGTGCTAGCAGGCTTAGAGCGTGCTGGATATAAAGGTCTTAGCTGCTATACTGAGGTTATCCAAGACGGGCTTTTAGCTCTAATTAAAGCTGGCGTTGTAACAGAGGTTAGCTCAGCCTCGCTTTCACTTAGCCCAGAGGCTATAGAGGATTTTAGAGAAAATATAGAGTTTTACAAAAAGCACATTGTCCTTCGCCCTCAAGAGTTCTCAAACCATCCTGAGGTCATCCGCCGACTTGGCATCATAGGTATGAATGGCATGCTAGAAGCTGACATCTACGGCAATGTAAATAGCACAAACACCATGGGAACGCAAATGATGAACGGTATCGGTGGTTCTGGCGATTTTGCTAGAAATGGCTATATCTCAATCTTTGTTACACCATCAACTGCCAAAGGCGGCGACATCAGCGCAATCGTGCCTTTTGTAGCGCATGTAGATCACACAGAGCACGATACTATGGTAGTAGCTACTGAGTATGGCTATGCTGATCTTAGAGGCAAAAGCCCAAGACAAAGAGCCGCTGAGATGATAAAAATCGCTCACCCAGACTACCGCCCAATGCTACAAGCGTATTTTGATGAGGCGTGCAAAGGCGAGAATGGCAAACCAGCCGGACACACTCCACACATACTAAGCAAAGCTCTAAGCTGGCACGATAAATACAACAAAACCGGCTCAATGAAATAA
- a CDS encoding DUF507 family protein produces MRIKAQHAPFIARKIAYELLKCGFVSLKNGGDEITQIATDIILKDINAERAIEERANELMDDNEGDIEFMQVDRRAMFGMIKKKLASQMGFELNHDERYSHISHDILNTAWKKDALEYNVSENRVKNVIYSAIEGYLKNFEKAQRAAFDELEGKEKLAYGSPEYELAFEKAYEEQLRKHGIIG; encoded by the coding sequence ATGCGTATCAAAGCACAACATGCGCCGTTTATCGCGCGCAAAATAGCCTATGAGCTACTAAAATGCGGCTTTGTAAGCCTAAAAAACGGCGGCGATGAAATCACGCAAATCGCTACTGATATCATCCTAAAAGACATAAACGCAGAACGCGCCATAGAAGAGCGCGCTAATGAGCTAATGGACGATAACGAGGGCGATATAGAGTTTATGCAAGTTGACCGCAGGGCGATGTTTGGCATGATCAAAAAGAAACTTGCTTCGCAAATGGGCTTTGAGCTAAATCACGATGAGCGCTACTCTCACATCTCGCACGATATATTAAATACTGCGTGGAAAAAAGACGCACTTGAGTACAATGTAAGCGAAAATAGAGTAAAAAATGTGATTTACTCTGCGATTGAGGGCTATCTTAAAAACTTTGAAAAAGCGCAGCGTGCGGCTTTTGATGAGCTTGAGGGCAAAGAGAAGCTAGCTTATGGCTCGCCTGAGTATGAACTAGCCTTTGAAAAAGCCTACGAAGAACAACTAAGAAAGCACGGGATAATAGGATGA
- the carA gene encoding glutamine-hydrolyzing carbamoyl-phosphate synthase small subunit — translation MKAYIFIEGGVFLCADALGASGTYTGEMIFNTSMTGYQEILTDPSYAGQFIVFTMPEIGIVGTNENDMESSKIHACGMFARRLNTFASNFRSTASLDEFLKSQGKIAVYNIDTRALTKLMRSRGAQNIIVSTEISDKNELEARLKTSKKIAEIDFVAEVSTKEGYTHNKGVWSCAKAAYESPEKLTKCVAVLDYGVKQNILNELVSAGIKVRVFAHDTKADALIDMFKKGEIHGVFLSNGPGDPVSLGAQIAEIKKLIEAKIPMFGICLGHQLLSNAFGYPTYKLKFGQHGSNHPVQNLITGAVEITSQNHNYNVPESIAEVANITHRNLFDNTIEGVAYKNAPVFSVQHHPESSAGPHESEYLFAQFLKAL, via the coding sequence ATGAAAGCGTATATTTTTATTGAAGGTGGCGTGTTTTTGTGCGCTGATGCTTTGGGTGCGAGCGGGACTTATACTGGCGAGATGATTTTTAACACATCTATGACAGGCTATCAAGAGATTTTAACTGATCCAAGCTATGCTGGGCAGTTTATCGTCTTTACTATGCCAGAAATCGGCATTGTAGGCACAAACGAAAATGACATGGAAAGCTCTAAAATTCATGCTTGCGGTATGTTTGCAAGACGGCTAAATACCTTTGCTAGCAACTTTCGCTCTACCGCTAGTTTGGATGAGTTTTTAAAATCTCAAGGTAAAATCGCAGTTTATAACATAGACACAAGAGCCCTAACAAAGCTAATGCGTAGCCGTGGAGCTCAAAATATTATTGTCTCAACTGAGATTAGCGATAAAAACGAGCTAGAAGCCCGCTTAAAAACTTCAAAAAAAATCGCTGAAATAGACTTTGTAGCCGAGGTTAGCACAAAAGAGGGTTACACGCACAATAAAGGCGTGTGGAGCTGCGCAAAAGCTGCGTATGAAAGCCCAGAAAAACTAACAAAATGCGTAGCCGTGCTAGACTATGGTGTAAAGCAAAATATCCTAAACGAACTAGTTAGTGCTGGCATCAAAGTAAGGGTCTTTGCCCATGACACAAAGGCTGACGCGTTAATAGATATGTTTAAAAAAGGCGAAATTCACGGCGTGTTTTTAAGCAACGGCCCAGGTGATCCAGTTAGCCTTGGGGCGCAAATCGCAGAGATTAAAAAGCTAATAGAAGCAAAAATTCCTATGTTTGGCATTTGTCTAGGTCATCAGCTGCTCTCAAATGCCTTTGGCTATCCTACTTACAAGCTAAAATTTGGCCAGCACGGCTCAAATCACCCAGTCCAAAATCTAATCACCGGTGCTGTAGAAATTACTAGCCAAAATCACAACTACAATGTCCCTGAGAGCATTGCTGAGGTGGCAAATATCACACACCGCAATCTTTTTGATAATACAATAGAGGGCGTGGCGTATAAAAATGCTCCGGTTTTCTCAGTCCAGCACCACCCAGAAAGTAGCGCAGGACCGCACGAGAGCGAGTATCTTTTTGCGCAGTTTTTAAAAGCACTTTAA
- a CDS encoding sulfite exporter TauE/SafE family protein produces MSGAFILNIIITAFVLSFSHCSFMCGGFNVILGRLCASLSKLSTLVMMLLYHAGRTMAYACLGAVFGYFGAGVMRDASAKGLVFFGAGVLLVVLGVSLLLRGKMLAFFENSFIQGKILALALKLQKRRYIVLLGFLNGLLPCGVVYTFLAMSFSLGSGALSALVMVLAGLCTTPALLFYALLSRFFTQRLRFIFELLSALLVCAYGLYLAFKGYMLL; encoded by the coding sequence ATGAGTGGCGCATTTATTTTAAACATTATTATCACAGCATTTGTTCTTTCTTTTTCGCATTGTTCTTTTATGTGTGGGGGCTTTAATGTCATTTTAGGTAGGCTTTGTGCTAGCCTTAGTAAGCTTAGCACGCTTGTAATGATGCTGCTTTATCACGCTGGGCGAACCATGGCTTATGCGTGCTTGGGGGCTGTTTTTGGCTATTTTGGTGCTGGGGTGATGAGAGATGCTAGTGCTAAGGGGCTAGTGTTTTTTGGCGCTGGTGTTTTGCTAGTCGTGCTTGGAGTCTCGCTTTTGCTCCGTGGCAAAATGCTAGCTTTTTTTGAAAACTCTTTTATCCAAGGCAAAATCCTAGCCCTTGCTTTAAAACTTCAAAAACGCCGCTATATAGTGCTTCTTGGCTTTTTAAATGGGCTTTTGCCTTGCGGGGTGGTTTATACATTTTTGGCTATGAGCTTTTCGCTTGGCTCAGGCGCACTCTCAGCGCTTGTGATGGTACTAGCTGGGCTTTGCACTACGCCTGCGCTGCTTTTTTACGCCCTGCTCTCACGCTTTTTTACCCAAAGACTGCGCTTTATTTTTGAGCTACTCTCAGCCCTTTTGGTTTGCGCTTATGGACTTTATTTAGCATTTAAAGGCTATATGTTATTGTAG
- a CDS encoding pseudouridine synthase: MRLNQYIAANTNYSRRAADELIKEGKVRIGNSVVTELGTQYKEGSPVYINGRKITQKDGFTAIVYHKPKGQIVSHSDERGREVIFDSLPNGFKHFCFVGRLDYASSGLLILTDSPKVAHALEKSDLEREYYVKVKGQVGEVVFEAMRNGLKAADATKGAHAKTKIKSMEFAPFLAFKVVSQSGPYTRLRVIIKEGQNRELRRFFGYFDLPVMDLKRVAFGSLSLDTLKEGKWRYFSASEYSALKDFLNPKKDTQKTQTKDKK; the protein is encoded by the coding sequence ATGCGCTTAAATCAATACATCGCCGCAAACACAAACTACTCTCGCAGGGCTGCTGACGAGCTAATAAAAGAGGGTAAAGTCCGCATAGGAAATAGCGTAGTAACCGAGCTTGGCACGCAGTATAAAGAGGGCTCGCCCGTGTACATAAACGGCCGCAAAATCACGCAAAAAGATGGCTTTACAGCCATAGTCTATCACAAACCAAAAGGGCAAATCGTTAGCCACAGCGACGAGCGAGGCAGAGAGGTTATTTTTGATAGCTTGCCAAATGGCTTTAAGCACTTTTGCTTTGTAGGCAGGCTAGACTATGCTAGCAGCGGCCTACTCATACTTACAGACAGCCCAAAGGTAGCCCACGCACTAGAAAAAAGTGACTTAGAGCGTGAGTACTATGTCAAGGTTAAAGGGCAGGTCGGCGAGGTAGTCTTTGAAGCCATGAGAAACGGCCTAAAAGCCGCTGATGCCACAAAAGGCGCTCACGCAAAAACAAAGATAAAAAGCATGGAGTTTGCGCCTTTTCTAGCCTTTAAGGTAGTTAGTCAAAGCGGACCTTATACAAGGCTTAGAGTCATCATAAAAGAGGGGCAAAACAGGGAGCTAAGACGCTTTTTTGGCTATTTTGACCTGCCTGTGATGGATCTAAAGCGTGTGGCCTTTGGCTCTCTTAGCTTGGATACTTTAAAAGAGGGCAAATGGCGGTATTTTAGTGCTAGCGAGTACTCAGCACTAAAAGATTTTCTAAACCCAAAAAAAGATACCCAAAAAACTCAAACAAAGGATAAAAAATGA
- a CDS encoding KpsF/GutQ family sugar-phosphate isomerase: MDILNFAKDILRLEASELERHANSLDSRFCKALELIKNAKGKLIVTGVGKSGHIGAKIAATAASTGTPAFFLHPTEAMHGDLGMIADGDIILAISYSGESGELLAILPHIKARGVKVIAMSKENSSLARLSDVNLSLDIEREACPFNAAPSVSTTLTLALGDALALSLMKLKNFAITDFAAFHPGGALGKRLFLKVHDVMRKENLPIVNENASLKEAISAMSTGKLGSAIILNASGELAGIISDGDLRRALENPSFDLNAKALNFATKSPKTLSDENTLAYDALKILQENKIQILIITKENKPIGVLHIHDLTALGL, from the coding sequence ATGGATATTTTAAACTTCGCAAAAGATATTTTGCGCTTAGAGGCTAGCGAGCTAGAAAGACACGCAAACAGCCTTGATTCTAGGTTTTGTAAGGCTCTAGAGCTTATAAAAAACGCCAAAGGCAAGCTAATAGTAACAGGCGTAGGCAAAAGCGGACACATCGGCGCAAAAATTGCCGCCACCGCAGCTAGCACCGGCACGCCTGCGTTTTTTTTACACCCTACAGAGGCTATGCACGGCGACCTTGGTATGATAGCAGATGGTGATATCATCCTAGCTATCAGCTATAGCGGTGAGAGCGGCGAGCTGCTAGCCATACTCCCACACATCAAGGCTCGTGGCGTAAAAGTCATCGCCATGAGTAAAGAAAATAGCTCGCTTGCTCGCCTAAGCGATGTCAATCTAAGCCTAGATATAGAGCGTGAGGCCTGTCCATTTAACGCCGCACCAAGCGTGTCTACCACACTTACTTTAGCTCTTGGCGATGCGCTAGCACTATCACTCATGAAGCTAAAAAACTTTGCTATCACAGACTTTGCAGCTTTTCATCCAGGCGGTGCGCTTGGCAAAAGACTATTTTTAAAAGTCCACGATGTCATGCGAAAAGAAAATCTGCCTATCGTAAATGAAAACGCCAGCCTAAAAGAAGCAATCTCAGCTATGAGTACTGGCAAGCTAGGTTCTGCTATTATCCTTAATGCTAGCGGAGAACTAGCTGGGATAATCAGCGATGGAGACTTGCGCAGAGCCTTAGAAAATCCTAGCTTTGATTTAAATGCAAAGGCTCTAAATTTCGCTACAAAAAGCCCAAAAACACTAAGCGATGAGAACACTCTAGCCTACGATGCTCTAAAAATTCTCCAAGAAAACAAAATCCAAATCCTAATCATCACAAAAGAAAATAAGCCAATAGGCGTGCTTCACATCCACGACCTAACAGCACTAGGACTATAA
- a CDS encoding NAD(P)/FAD-dependent oxidoreductase, whose translation MQKKKILVLGGGYAGLECTLRLEKLLRDDEAEVTLISKHDYHYQSTLLHRVALGTYSARKARIFYRKILKKALFIKDTITKIDINEKKVNGNIGCYEYDYLVISLGFEPNYFGIEGADKHTFALATINWATKMRHELETKFKDFDGSKDPNDLSFVVVGSGFTGVEFASELGDRAKELCEICGIASSLVKITLVSRGEQILPMFSPALSAKARTKILKKGVDIVRGEVIKCQSDGVIIRTDEGEKKINANTTLWSAGVKGSSIISASGIESKNDRVLVEPDLRMPGQENVFVLGDCASAKKRDIIHAPTAQLACQMGAHAAKSLVALLRGNKTKEFNFNHKGTVCSIGHTDAVGFAFGVGIAGEVAAFLKNFIENKWLYFIGGLSLVIKKGQFRFRSSD comes from the coding sequence ATGCAAAAGAAAAAAATCCTTGTTTTAGGCGGCGGATATGCAGGCTTGGAGTGCACCTTGCGCTTAGAAAAACTGCTAAGAGATGATGAAGCTGAGGTCACGCTAATCTCAAAGCACGACTATCACTATCAAAGCACGCTTTTACACCGCGTGGCACTTGGCACTTATAGTGCTAGAAAAGCGAGAATTTTTTATAGAAAAATTCTTAAAAAAGCCTTGTTTATCAAAGATACAATCACAAAAATAGATATAAATGAAAAAAAGGTAAATGGAAATATAGGCTGCTATGAATACGATTATTTGGTAATTTCGCTTGGTTTTGAGCCAAATTATTTTGGCATTGAGGGCGCAGACAAGCACACCTTTGCCCTTGCTACTATCAACTGGGCGACAAAAATGCGCCACGAGCTTGAGACGAAATTTAAGGACTTTGATGGCAGTAAGGACCCAAATGATCTTAGTTTTGTAGTGGTTGGAAGCGGTTTTACTGGCGTGGAGTTTGCTAGCGAACTAGGTGATAGAGCAAAAGAGCTTTGCGAGATTTGTGGCATTGCGTCAAGTCTAGTAAAAATCACGCTAGTATCTCGTGGAGAGCAGATTTTGCCTATGTTTAGCCCAGCACTTAGTGCCAAAGCTCGCACAAAAATCCTCAAAAAAGGCGTAGATATCGTGCGTGGAGAGGTGATAAAGTGCCAGAGCGATGGTGTGATTATCCGTACAGATGAGGGCGAGAAAAAGATAAATGCAAACACGACTTTGTGGAGCGCAGGTGTAAAAGGCTCAAGCATAATAAGTGCTTCAGGCATTGAGAGCAAAAATGATAGAGTGCTAGTAGAGCCTGATTTGCGTATGCCAGGGCAAGAAAATGTCTTTGTGCTAGGTGATTGTGCAAGTGCTAAAAAGCGTGATATCATCCACGCTCCAACCGCACAGCTAGCCTGTCAAATGGGCGCACACGCAGCAAAATCACTAGTTGCTCTGCTAAGAGGCAATAAAACAAAAGAGTTCAACTTTAATCATAAAGGCACGGTTTGTTCTATCGGGCACACAGATGCGGTGGGCTTTGCCTTTGGCGTTGGCATTGCTGGCGAGGTGGCAGCTTTTCTTAAAAACTTCATTGAAAATAAATGGCTTTATTTTATCGGCGGTCTAAGCTTGGTTATCAAAAAAGGTCAATTTAGATTTAGAAGTAGCGACTAA